A genomic region of Mycolicibacterium poriferae contains the following coding sequences:
- a CDS encoding heme o synthase → MRIREGHLVDDAPNGSVRFRDRVLGYIGLTKPRVIELLLVTTIPAMLLAHRGTVDPVLIFNTLVGGLLAAAGANTLNCVADADIDKVMKRTERRALARATVPRSHALIFGLTLSVASFFWLWWTTNMLSAHLAGATIAFYVLVYTLLLKRRTSQNVVWGGAAGCMPVMIGWSAVTGTIQWPALVMFLIIFFWTPPHTWALAMRYKEDYKAAGVPMLPAVATEQQVTKQILIYTWLTVAATLALALATGWLYAAVAIVAGTWFLVMAHQLYAGVRRGEPVKPLRLFLQSNNYLAVVFLALAVDSALALPALFSV, encoded by the coding sequence GTGAGGATTCGCGAAGGCCATCTCGTCGACGACGCCCCGAACGGATCCGTCCGCTTCCGCGACCGCGTCCTCGGCTACATCGGGTTGACCAAGCCGCGCGTCATCGAACTGCTCTTGGTCACGACGATCCCGGCCATGCTGCTTGCGCACCGCGGCACCGTCGACCCGGTGCTGATCTTCAACACGTTGGTCGGTGGCCTGCTCGCGGCTGCCGGCGCCAACACGCTGAACTGTGTGGCCGACGCCGACATCGACAAGGTGATGAAGCGCACCGAACGCCGTGCCCTGGCGCGCGCCACGGTGCCGCGCAGCCACGCGCTGATCTTCGGCTTGACGCTGTCGGTGGCCTCGTTCTTCTGGCTGTGGTGGACGACCAACATGCTCTCGGCCCACCTCGCGGGCGCCACCATCGCGTTCTACGTGCTGGTCTACACGCTGCTGCTCAAGCGGCGCACGTCGCAGAACGTGGTGTGGGGTGGGGCCGCCGGCTGCATGCCGGTGATGATCGGCTGGTCCGCGGTGACCGGCACGATCCAGTGGCCCGCCTTGGTGATGTTCCTGATCATCTTCTTCTGGACTCCTCCGCACACCTGGGCGCTGGCCATGCGTTACAAGGAGGACTACAAGGCCGCCGGGGTGCCGATGCTGCCCGCGGTGGCCACCGAGCAGCAGGTCACCAAGCAGATCCTGATCTACACCTGGCTGACCGTCGCGGCGACGCTGGCCTTGGCGCTGGCCACCGGTTGGTTGTACGCGGCGGTGGCGATCGTGGCCGGCACCTGGTTCCTGGTGATGGCGCACCAGCTCTACGCCGGGGTGCGACGCGGCGAGCCGGTCAAGCCGCTGCGGCTGTTCCTGCAGTCCAACAACTACCTCGCGGTCGTGTTCCTCGCGCTGGCCGTCGACTCGGCCCTGGCCCTGCCCGCGCTGTTCAGCGTCTGA
- a CDS encoding quinone oxidoreductase family protein — translation MYAIEVAETGGPEVLSHVEKPRPEPGPGQVLIRAEAIGVNFIDTYFRSGLYPRELPFVVGSEVCGVIEAVGEDVAALTVGDRVVTDKASGAYAEYCLAPADFVAYVPDGVAPDAVASALLKGMTAHYLLKSTYAVQQGDTVLMHAGAGGVGLILTQWATALAARVITTVSTPDKAELSRQAGAIEVLDYPGSDAGDAQAFGDRIRELTDGNGVAAVYDGVGASTFDASLASLAVRGTLALFGAASGPVPPVDPQRLNAAGSVYLTRPNLAHYTRTPDEFSWRAGELLTAIADGTLSVTVSHRYRLHEAQQAHRDLQGRQTVGSVVLIP, via the coding sequence ATGTACGCCATCGAAGTCGCCGAGACCGGCGGACCGGAAGTCCTGTCCCACGTGGAGAAGCCGCGACCCGAGCCCGGCCCCGGCCAGGTGCTGATCCGGGCGGAGGCGATCGGCGTCAACTTCATCGACACCTATTTCCGCTCCGGGTTGTATCCGCGGGAGCTGCCGTTCGTCGTCGGCAGCGAGGTGTGCGGCGTCATCGAGGCCGTCGGCGAGGACGTCGCCGCCCTGACGGTCGGTGACCGGGTCGTCACCGACAAGGCGTCCGGCGCGTACGCCGAGTACTGTCTGGCGCCGGCCGACTTCGTCGCCTACGTGCCGGACGGCGTGGCTCCCGACGCCGTGGCCTCGGCCCTGCTCAAGGGCATGACCGCGCACTACCTGCTCAAGTCGACCTACGCGGTGCAGCAGGGCGACACCGTGCTGATGCACGCGGGCGCCGGCGGCGTCGGGTTGATCCTGACGCAGTGGGCGACCGCGCTGGCTGCTCGCGTCATCACCACGGTGTCGACGCCGGACAAGGCCGAACTGTCCCGCCAGGCCGGTGCGATCGAGGTCCTCGACTATCCCGGCAGCGACGCCGGCGACGCGCAGGCCTTCGGTGACCGCATCCGCGAGCTCACCGACGGCAACGGCGTCGCCGCGGTGTACGACGGTGTGGGGGCGTCGACATTCGACGCGAGCCTGGCGAGCTTGGCGGTCCGAGGCACGCTGGCGCTGTTCGGCGCAGCCAGCGGGCCCGTCCCCCCAGTCGACCCGCAGCGACTCAACGCGGCCGGATCGGTCTACCTGACTCGACCCAACCTCGCGCACTACACGCGCACTCCCGACGAGTTCTCGTGGCGGGCCGGCGAACTGCTCACCGCCATCGCCGACGGCACGCTGTCGGTGACCGTCAGCCATCGCTACCGGTTGCACGAGGCGCAGCAGGCCCACCGCGACCTGCAGGGCCGACAGACCGTGGGGTCGGTGGTCCTGATCCCCTGA
- a CDS encoding ATP-grasp domain-containing protein — MKTARPDLFHPRIVFAGCPALPDGDGDDAGLVGALRRRGLHARWLSWDDPAALEADLVILRAAWDYTERLDEFLAWTRRVPRLLNSPDVVAWNTDKRYLADLAGAGVPTVPSLFIAPGQRFELPEGVLARGGEIVVKPAVGAGSSGALRFSERAPARAHAAMLQADGHTVLVQPFDPRVEEGETALVFLGGAASHAFTKGPILPPPGGAPVFDESGTYAQERLSPAEPDFELWDLGHAALSTAAAHLGIAVTELLYARVDVIGGPEAPVLLELELVEPSLGWRQLDEASRQRQQRVFALGVESALERFGLGPLSHRRP, encoded by the coding sequence ATGAAGACGGCCCGTCCCGACCTGTTCCACCCGCGGATCGTGTTCGCGGGGTGCCCGGCGTTGCCCGACGGCGACGGTGATGACGCCGGACTGGTCGGCGCACTGCGTCGCCGCGGGCTGCACGCACGATGGCTGTCCTGGGACGACCCGGCGGCGCTCGAGGCGGACCTGGTGATCCTGCGCGCGGCCTGGGACTACACCGAACGGCTGGACGAATTCCTGGCCTGGACGCGCCGGGTGCCGCGCCTGCTGAACTCGCCCGACGTGGTGGCCTGGAACACCGACAAGCGCTACCTGGCCGACCTCGCCGGCGCCGGGGTGCCAACGGTGCCGAGTCTTTTCATCGCGCCCGGCCAACGCTTCGAGCTGCCCGAGGGTGTGCTGGCCCGGGGCGGCGAGATCGTCGTCAAGCCGGCGGTCGGTGCGGGGTCGTCCGGTGCGCTGCGGTTCTCCGAGCGGGCGCCGGCGCGCGCGCATGCGGCGATGCTGCAGGCCGACGGGCACACCGTGCTGGTGCAGCCCTTCGACCCGCGTGTCGAGGAGGGGGAGACGGCGCTGGTGTTTCTCGGCGGCGCGGCGTCGCACGCGTTCACCAAAGGTCCGATCCTCCCGCCGCCGGGGGGTGCGCCGGTGTTCGACGAGTCGGGCACCTACGCGCAGGAGCGGCTGTCGCCCGCGGAACCGGATTTCGAGCTGTGGGACCTCGGCCACGCGGCGTTGTCGACGGCCGCGGCGCATCTGGGCATCGCGGTGACGGAACTGTTGTACGCGCGGGTGGACGTCATCGGCGGTCCTGAGGCGCCCGTGCTGCTCGAGCTCGAATTGGTGGAGCCGTCGCTGGGCTGGCGCCAGCTGGACGAGGCGAGCCGGCAGCGTCAGCAGCGGGTCTTCGCGCTGGGTGTGGAGTCAGCGCTGGAGCGGTTCGGCCTCGGTCCGCTCTCGCATCGACGCCCATAG
- a CDS encoding COX15/CtaA family protein: MPVKRLFMRLVDLLPEPSLRVQRIIAAAVILTQGGIAVTGAIVRVTASGLGCPTWPQCFPGSFTPVPHPEVPGIHQAVEFGNRLLTFLVVLTAAAAVIAVVRARRRREVLFYAWLMPASTVVQAVIGGITVLTGLLWWTVAIHLLASMTMVWLAVLLYVKIGQPDAGSYVACVPAPLRRLAALSAVALAAVLVTGTMVTGAGPHAGDKSLDRPVPRLQIEITTLVHMHSSLLVAYLSLVIGLGFGLLAVRAPRDVRTRLAVLVVLVAAQGLLGTIQFFTGVPAALVALHVAGAAACTAATAALWASMRERTEAEPLQR; the protein is encoded by the coding sequence GTGCCCGTGAAACGACTCTTCATGCGGCTCGTCGACCTGCTTCCGGAACCGAGCCTGCGCGTGCAGCGCATCATCGCTGCGGCGGTGATCCTCACCCAGGGCGGGATCGCGGTGACCGGTGCGATCGTGCGGGTGACCGCCTCCGGGCTGGGTTGCCCGACCTGGCCACAGTGTTTCCCGGGCAGCTTCACCCCCGTTCCCCATCCCGAGGTACCCGGCATCCACCAGGCTGTCGAGTTCGGCAACCGACTGCTGACGTTCCTCGTCGTGCTCACCGCAGCCGCCGCGGTGATCGCCGTCGTACGGGCGCGGCGCCGCCGGGAGGTCCTGTTCTACGCCTGGCTGATGCCCGCGTCGACGGTGGTGCAGGCCGTGATCGGGGGCATCACCGTCCTCACCGGATTGTTGTGGTGGACCGTGGCGATTCACCTGCTGGCATCGATGACGATGGTCTGGCTGGCGGTGCTGCTGTACGTCAAGATCGGGCAACCCGACGCCGGCAGCTACGTGGCCTGCGTCCCCGCCCCGCTGCGCCGGTTGGCGGCGCTGAGCGCCGTGGCCCTCGCCGCGGTGCTCGTCACGGGCACCATGGTCACCGGGGCCGGACCGCATGCCGGCGACAAGAGCCTGGACCGCCCCGTGCCCCGCCTGCAGATCGAGATCACCACGCTGGTGCACATGCATTCGTCGCTGCTGGTGGCCTACCTGTCGCTGGTGATCGGCCTGGGCTTCGGGCTACTGGCGGTGCGCGCCCCGCGCGACGTCCGCACCCGGCTGGCGGTGCTCGTGGTCCTGGTCGCCGCGCAGGGCCTGCTGGGCACCATCCAGTTCTTCACCGGCGTGCCCGCCGCACTCGTAGCGCTGCATGTCGCCGGTGCGGCGGCCTGCACGGCGGCCACCGCGGCGCTATGGGCGTCGATGCGAGAGCGGACCGAGGCCGAACCGCTCCAGCGCTGA
- a CDS encoding ABC transporter permease, whose translation MTENRFAPGTFDPDPRPAPVPRMLAAQFALELRLLLRNGEQLLLTMFIPITLLVGLTLLPLGSFGPNRAATFVPAIVALAVISTAFTGQAIAVAFDRRYGALKRLGATALPVWGIIAGKSLAVVTVVILQSVVLGAIGAALGWRPPLAGLALGAVIIAAGTAVFAALGLLLGGTLRAEIVLALANLLWFVFAGLGALTVEGQSGEDAMVPSAVAWIARLTPSGALTEALSQAMTLSVDWFGLAVLAVWGAVAAVCALRWFRFT comes from the coding sequence GTGACCGAGAATCGTTTCGCCCCGGGCACCTTCGATCCCGATCCCCGTCCGGCCCCCGTGCCGCGCATGCTGGCCGCGCAGTTCGCGCTGGAGCTTCGATTGCTGCTGCGCAACGGCGAGCAGTTGCTGCTGACCATGTTCATCCCGATCACCCTGCTGGTCGGGCTCACGTTGCTGCCGCTGGGATCGTTCGGACCCAACCGCGCCGCCACGTTCGTGCCGGCGATCGTCGCGCTGGCGGTCATCTCGACCGCGTTCACCGGCCAGGCCATCGCCGTGGCGTTCGATCGGCGCTATGGTGCGCTCAAACGCCTGGGTGCCACCGCGCTGCCGGTGTGGGGCATCATCGCGGGCAAATCGCTGGCCGTGGTCACCGTGGTGATCCTGCAGTCGGTGGTGCTCGGCGCCATCGGCGCCGCCCTGGGGTGGCGGCCGCCGCTGGCCGGCCTGGCGCTGGGTGCGGTGATCATCGCGGCGGGCACGGCGGTGTTCGCCGCGCTGGGATTGCTGCTGGGCGGCACCCTGCGCGCCGAGATCGTACTCGCGCTGGCCAACCTGCTGTGGTTCGTCTTCGCCGGGCTGGGCGCCCTGACCGTCGAGGGTCAGAGCGGCGAGGACGCCATGGTGCCGTCGGCGGTGGCCTGGATCGCCAGACTGACCCCGTCAGGTGCGCTCACCGAAGCGCTGTCGCAGGCGATGACGCTTTCCGTGGACTGGTTCGGATTGGCCGTGCTCGCGGTGTGGGGGGCGGTCGCTGCGGTGTGCGCGCTGCGCTGGTTCCGGTTCACCTGA
- a CDS encoding ABC transporter ATP-binding protein, with amino-acid sequence MTPRERSSTPVRLRGVSKRYGSLTAVSELDLEVGSAEVFALLGPNGAGKTTTVEMCEGFLAPDAGSIEILGLDPVADNAQVRARTGVMLQGGGAYPAAKAGEMLNLVAAYSAHPLDPQWLLSTLGLSESARTPYRRLSGGQQQRLALACAVVGRPELVFLDEPTAGMDAHARIVVWELIDALRRDGVTVVLTTHQLAEAEELADRILIIDHGTAVATGTPTELTRNGAENQLRFRAPRKLDLSLLVTALPESYRAVEAAPGEYLVEGRIDPQVLATVTAWCARLDVLATDMRVEQRSLEDVFLDLTGRELRS; translated from the coding sequence GTGACCCCGCGCGAACGCTCGTCGACGCCGGTGCGGCTGCGTGGAGTCAGCAAGCGCTACGGCTCGCTGACCGCTGTGTCCGAGCTGGACCTGGAGGTCGGATCGGCCGAGGTGTTCGCCCTGCTGGGCCCCAACGGCGCCGGGAAGACGACCACGGTGGAGATGTGTGAGGGCTTCCTCGCGCCCGATGCCGGCTCCATCGAGATCCTCGGGCTCGACCCCGTTGCCGACAATGCCCAGGTGCGGGCCCGCACCGGGGTGATGCTGCAGGGCGGAGGGGCCTATCCCGCCGCCAAGGCCGGCGAGATGCTCAACCTGGTGGCCGCCTACTCCGCCCACCCGTTGGACCCCCAGTGGCTGCTGAGCACGCTGGGCCTCAGCGAGTCGGCGCGCACGCCGTACCGACGGCTGTCCGGTGGCCAGCAGCAGCGGCTCGCATTGGCCTGTGCCGTGGTGGGACGTCCTGAGCTGGTGTTCCTGGACGAACCCACCGCCGGCATGGACGCCCACGCGCGCATCGTGGTCTGGGAGTTGATCGACGCGCTGCGCCGCGACGGGGTCACGGTGGTGCTCACGACACACCAGCTGGCCGAGGCCGAGGAACTGGCCGACCGCATCCTGATCATCGACCACGGGACCGCGGTGGCGACCGGCACGCCGACGGAGCTCACCCGCAACGGTGCCGAGAACCAACTGCGGTTCCGGGCCCCGCGCAAGCTCGATCTGAGCCTGCTCGTCACCGCACTTCCCGAGAGCTACCGGGCCGTCGAAGCCGCGCCGGGCGAATACCTCGTGGAGGGCCGGATCGACCCGCAGGTGCTGGCCACCGTCACCGCGTGGTGCGCCAGGTTGGACGTGCTGGCCACCGACATGCGGGTGGAACAGCGCAGCCTCGAAGACGTGTTCCTGGATCTGACCGGCCGGGAGTTGCGATCGTGA
- the mptB gene encoding polyprenol phosphomannose-dependent alpha 1,6 mannosyltransferase MptB, with translation MAGRLSSLSTSIAGWHGDERAVGTPLNDAELIAMRRTRLFGATGTVLMAIGALGAGARPVIQDPTFGVRLLNLPSRIQTVSLTMTTTGAVMMALAWLMLGRFALGERRMTRSQLDRTLLLWTLPLLIAPPMYSKDVYSYLAQSEISLQGSDPYRVGPATGLGLDHVFTLSVPSLWRETPAPYGPLFLWIGRGISSITGENIVEAVLFHRLVVLVGVGLIVWATPRLARRCGVAEVSALWLGPCNPLLFMHLVAGIHNEALMLGLMLAGTEFALRGIEAMRAAHGGSSSGPPHLSLGLARWSPLALVVLGAVLITLSSQVKLPSLLALGFVAMALAHQWGGTVRAFAAASGLLGTVALAVMALIGWASGLGFGWLFTLGTANVVRSWMSPPTLLALGTGQVGILLGLGDHTTAVLALTRAIGVTLIAVIVTWLLLSVLRGRLHPVGGLGVALGATVLLFPVVQPWYLLWAIIPLAAWATLPKFRVAVIVVTLVVGIFGPTANGDRFALFQIVLATLASTVIVAVLMALTYRRLPWRALPDPDPDPAGENNTPPSGDPTSPPARPAPRSDAYAESP, from the coding sequence GTGGCAGGCCGCCTCTCCTCGTTGAGCACCTCGATCGCCGGTTGGCACGGCGACGAGCGCGCGGTCGGCACACCACTGAACGACGCTGAGCTCATCGCGATGCGCCGCACCCGGCTGTTCGGCGCGACCGGCACCGTGCTCATGGCCATCGGTGCGCTGGGCGCCGGCGCCCGGCCGGTCATCCAGGATCCGACGTTCGGGGTACGGCTGCTCAACCTGCCGTCGCGGATCCAGACGGTGTCGCTGACGATGACCACCACCGGTGCGGTGATGATGGCGCTGGCATGGCTGATGCTGGGCCGGTTCGCGCTCGGCGAGCGGCGCATGACGCGCAGCCAACTCGACCGCACGCTGCTGTTGTGGACGCTACCGCTGCTCATCGCTCCGCCGATGTACAGCAAGGACGTGTACTCCTACCTGGCCCAGAGCGAGATCTCGCTGCAGGGCAGCGATCCCTACCGGGTCGGACCGGCGACCGGCCTGGGGTTGGATCACGTCTTCACGCTGTCGGTGCCCAGCCTGTGGCGGGAGACGCCGGCGCCCTACGGCCCGTTGTTCCTGTGGATCGGGCGGGGCATCTCGAGCATCACCGGCGAGAACATCGTCGAAGCCGTGCTGTTCCATCGTCTGGTCGTTCTCGTCGGTGTCGGACTCATCGTCTGGGCCACCCCACGGCTGGCCCGCCGCTGCGGCGTCGCGGAGGTCAGCGCGCTGTGGTTGGGCCCCTGCAATCCGCTGCTGTTCATGCATCTGGTGGCCGGCATCCACAACGAGGCGCTGATGCTGGGCCTGATGCTGGCCGGCACCGAGTTCGCGCTACGCGGCATCGAGGCCATGCGAGCCGCCCACGGCGGGTCGTCGTCGGGACCGCCGCACCTGTCCCTCGGGCTGGCCCGCTGGTCCCCGCTGGCGCTCGTGGTGCTCGGCGCCGTCCTGATCACGTTGTCCTCGCAGGTCAAGTTGCCCTCGCTGCTGGCACTGGGGTTCGTGGCGATGGCTCTGGCGCATCAGTGGGGTGGCACGGTACGGGCGTTTGCCGCCGCCAGTGGCCTACTGGGCACAGTGGCGCTGGCGGTGATGGCGCTGATCGGCTGGGCCAGTGGGCTGGGCTTCGGCTGGCTGTTCACGCTGGGCACCGCCAACGTCGTGCGCAGCTGGATGTCACCGCCGACGCTGCTGGCCCTGGGCACCGGACAGGTCGGCATCCTGCTCGGACTCGGTGACCACACCACCGCGGTGCTGGCGCTGACCCGTGCGATCGGCGTGACGCTGATCGCGGTCATCGTGACCTGGCTGCTGCTGTCGGTGCTGCGCGGGCGCCTGCACCCCGTGGGTGGGCTCGGTGTCGCGCTCGGCGCCACGGTGCTGCTGTTCCCGGTCGTCCAGCCGTGGTATCTGCTCTGGGCGATCATTCCGCTCGCGGCGTGGGCCACGCTGCCCAAGTTCCGGGTAGCGGTGATCGTCGTCACGCTGGTGGTCGGCATCTTCGGGCCGACCGCCAACGGCGACCGCTTCGCGCTGTTCCAGATCGTGCTGGCGACGCTGGCCAGCACGGTGATCGTGGCGGTGCTGATGGCGCTGACCTACCGTCGCCTGCCGTGGCGTGCGTTGCCCGATCCGGATCCAGACCCAGCCGGCGAGAACAACACTCCGCCATCCGGCGACCCCACCTCACCACCGGCGCGGCCTGCACCCAGGAGCGACGCCTACGCTGAATCCCCGTGA
- a CDS encoding helix-turn-helix transcriptional regulator: MRHPPIRVPFLDPVGELRHTGVVKIRTQRSTAPNPVPSHAVDGDTHGHTRGAIIRLLLESGPTTAGRIGDELGLSAAGVRRHLDALIEAGDAQANAAAAWQQEGRGRPAKRYQLTAAGRAKLEHTYDDLASAAMRQLREIGGDDAVRTFARRRIDAILAGVEPADGDVQEAAERVADALSQAGYATTTTQVGGPLSGVQICQHHCPVSHVAEEFPELCEAEQQAMSEVLGTHVQRLATIVNGDCACTTHVPLSSGAPQQR; encoded by the coding sequence TTGCGACACCCACCGATAAGGGTGCCCTTCCTAGACCCGGTCGGGGAATTGCGTCACACTGGTGTTGTGAAAATCCGTACGCAGCGCTCGACCGCACCGAACCCGGTGCCGTCGCATGCTGTCGACGGTGACACCCACGGCCACACCCGTGGCGCGATCATCAGGCTCCTGCTGGAATCCGGTCCTACCACCGCGGGTCGCATCGGCGACGAACTCGGCCTGTCGGCGGCGGGTGTTCGGCGGCACCTCGATGCGCTGATCGAGGCCGGTGATGCCCAGGCCAACGCTGCGGCGGCCTGGCAGCAGGAGGGGCGTGGCCGGCCCGCCAAGCGCTACCAGCTCACCGCGGCAGGTCGGGCGAAGCTCGAACACACCTACGACGACCTGGCATCCGCGGCCATGCGGCAACTGCGGGAGATCGGCGGGGATGACGCTGTGCGCACGTTCGCGCGCCGGCGCATCGATGCGATCCTCGCCGGCGTCGAGCCGGCCGACGGTGACGTCCAGGAAGCCGCCGAGCGGGTCGCCGATGCGCTCAGTCAGGCCGGTTACGCCACCACGACCACCCAGGTGGGCGGTCCGCTGAGTGGCGTGCAGATCTGTCAGCACCACTGCCCGGTCTCGCATGTGGCCGAGGAGTTCCCGGAATTGTGCGAGGCCGAGCAGCAGGCGATGTCCGAGGTTCTGGGTACCCACGTCCAGAGGCTGGCGACCATCGTCAACGGCGACTGCGCCTGCACCACCCACGTCCCGTTGAGCTCGGGCGCGCCGCAGCAACGGTGA
- the sufB gene encoding Fe-S cluster assembly protein SufB — protein MTLTPEVKPEALTQEETIASLGRYGYGWADSDVAGASAQRGLSEAVVRDISAKKNEPEWMLDIRLKALRTFDKKPMPSWGSNLEGIDFDNIKYFVRSTEKQAASWEDLPEDIRNTYDKLGIPEAEKQRLVSGVAAQYESEVVYHQIREDLEAQGVLFLDTDSALREHPEVFKEHFGTVIPAGDNKFSALNTAVWSGGSFIYVPPGVHVDIPLQAYFRINTENMGQFERTLIIVDEGAYVHYVEGCTAPIYKSDSLHSAVVEIIVKPGGRCRYTTIQNWSNNVYNLVTKRARAEAGATMEWVDGNIGSKVTMKYPAVWMTGEHAKGEVLSVAFAGEGQHQDTGAKMLHLAPHTSSNIVSKSVARGGGRASYRGLVQVNKGSYGSRSSVKCDALLVDTVSRSDTYPYVDIREDDVTMGHEATVSKVSEDQMFYLMSRGLTEDEAMAMVVRGFVEPIAKELPMEYALELNRLIELQMEGAVG, from the coding sequence ATGACACTCACACCGGAGGTCAAGCCAGAGGCGCTGACCCAGGAAGAGACCATCGCGTCCCTGGGCCGGTACGGCTATGGCTGGGCCGACTCCGATGTCGCAGGCGCCAGTGCGCAGCGGGGGCTGTCCGAGGCCGTGGTCCGCGACATCTCTGCCAAGAAGAACGAACCGGAGTGGATGCTCGACATCCGGCTCAAGGCGTTGCGCACATTCGACAAGAAGCCCATGCCGTCCTGGGGATCGAACCTCGAGGGCATCGACTTCGACAACATCAAGTACTTCGTGCGTTCCACGGAGAAGCAGGCCGCCAGCTGGGAGGACCTGCCCGAGGACATTCGCAACACCTACGACAAGCTGGGCATCCCGGAGGCCGAGAAGCAACGCCTGGTGTCCGGCGTGGCGGCCCAGTACGAGTCCGAGGTCGTCTACCACCAGATCCGCGAGGATCTCGAGGCGCAGGGTGTTCTCTTCCTCGACACCGACAGTGCCCTGCGTGAGCACCCGGAGGTCTTCAAGGAGCACTTCGGCACCGTGATCCCGGCCGGGGACAACAAGTTCTCCGCGCTGAACACCGCGGTGTGGTCGGGTGGCTCGTTCATCTACGTGCCGCCGGGCGTGCACGTCGACATCCCGCTGCAGGCCTATTTCCGGATCAACACCGAGAACATGGGCCAGTTCGAGCGCACGCTGATCATCGTCGACGAAGGCGCCTACGTGCACTACGTCGAAGGCTGCACCGCGCCGATCTACAAGAGCGACTCGCTGCACTCGGCGGTCGTCGAGATCATCGTCAAGCCCGGGGGCCGGTGCCGCTACACGACCATCCAGAACTGGTCGAACAACGTCTACAACCTGGTCACCAAGCGTGCCCGGGCCGAGGCCGGCGCCACCATGGAATGGGTCGACGGCAACATCGGCTCGAAGGTCACCATGAAGTACCCGGCGGTGTGGATGACGGGCGAGCACGCCAAGGGCGAGGTGCTCTCGGTGGCCTTCGCCGGCGAGGGGCAGCACCAGGACACCGGCGCCAAGATGCTGCACCTGGCGCCGCACACCTCGAGCAACATCGTGTCCAAGTCGGTGGCGCGCGGCGGCGGACGGGCGTCCTATCGCGGCCTGGTCCAGGTCAACAAGGGTTCGTACGGGTCCCGCTCGAGCGTGAAATGCGATGCGCTGCTCGTCGATACGGTCAGCCGCAGCGACACCTATCCCTACGTCGACATCCGCGAGGACGACGTGACGATGGGCCACGAGGCCACCGTGTCGAAGGTCAGCGAAGATCAGATGTTCTATCTGATGAGCCGCGGCCTGACCGAGGACGAGGCGATGGCGATGGTGGTGCGCGGGTTCGTCGAGCCGATCGCCAAGGAACTGCCGATGGAGTACGCGTTGGAGCTCAACCGGCTCATCGAGCTGCAGATGGAAGGTGCGGTCGGATAA
- the sufD gene encoding Fe-S cluster assembly protein SufD: protein MTSNLTQAVEGSALSAVNKGEIFSSFDVDAFEVPGGRDEIWRFTPLKRLRGLHDGSAGSNGRATGSAGITVTERPGVTVETVGRDDNRLGQAGAPTDRVAAQAFSSFDTATVVTVARDTEVSEPIEIAITGPGEGAVAYGHLQIRVEELSRAIVVVDLRGSGTYADNVEILVGDSAGVGVIWIADWADDMVHVSSHHATLGKDAVIGHVNVTLGGDVVRTTATVRYTAPGGDAQMLGTYFADDGQHFESRLLVDHAHPNCKSDVLYKGALQGDPDSGKPDAHTVWIGDVLIRAAATGTDTFEVNRNLVLTDGARADSVPNLEIETGEIAGAGHASATGRFDDEQLFYLRSRGIPEEAARRLVVRGFFNEIIAKIAVPAVRERLTEAIERELAITESRTS, encoded by the coding sequence GTGACGTCGAATCTGACTCAGGCTGTGGAGGGCTCAGCCCTGTCCGCGGTGAACAAGGGCGAGATCTTCTCGTCCTTCGACGTCGACGCCTTCGAGGTGCCCGGCGGTCGAGACGAGATCTGGCGGTTCACCCCGCTCAAGCGGCTGCGCGGACTGCACGACGGCTCGGCGGGATCGAATGGCCGGGCCACCGGTTCGGCGGGCATCACCGTCACCGAGCGTCCCGGCGTCACCGTCGAAACCGTCGGACGCGACGACAACCGGCTCGGCCAGGCCGGTGCTCCCACCGATCGCGTTGCGGCGCAGGCATTTTCGTCGTTCGACACCGCCACCGTGGTGACGGTCGCCCGCGACACCGAGGTGAGCGAACCGATCGAGATCGCCATCACCGGTCCTGGCGAGGGCGCCGTGGCCTACGGCCATCTCCAGATCCGTGTCGAGGAACTCTCGCGTGCCATCGTCGTGGTCGATCTGCGCGGGAGCGGGACCTACGCCGACAACGTCGAGATCCTCGTCGGCGACTCGGCCGGCGTCGGAGTGATCTGGATCGCCGACTGGGCCGACGACATGGTCCACGTCAGTTCGCATCACGCCACGCTCGGCAAGGATGCCGTGATCGGGCATGTGAACGTCACCCTGGGCGGAGACGTGGTGCGGACCACGGCGACGGTGCGCTACACCGCCCCCGGCGGAGATGCTCAGATGTTGGGCACCTATTTCGCCGACGACGGACAGCATTTCGAGTCCCGGCTGCTGGTCGACCATGCCCACCCGAACTGCAAATCGGACGTGCTCTACAAGGGCGCGCTGCAGGGTGATCCCGACTCGGGAAAACCCGATGCGCACACCGTGTGGATCGGCGACGTGTTGATCCGCGCCGCGGCGACCGGCACCGATACTTTCGAGGTCAACCGCAACCTGGTGCTCACCGACGGGGCGCGGGCGGACTCGGTGCCGAACCTGGAGATCGAGACCGGCGAGATCGCCGGTGCCGGCCATGCCAGCGCCACCGGCCGTTTCGACGACGAGCAGCTGTTCTATCTGCGCTCACGCGGAATTCCCGAGGAAGCGGCACGGCGGCTGGTCGTGCGCGGCTTCTTCAACGAGATCATCGCCAAGATCGCCGTGCCCGCAGTGCGTGAGCGACTGACCGAAGCCATTGAACGAGAACTAGCCATCACGGAATCGAGAACCTCGTAA